A single region of the Latilactobacillus curvatus JCM 1096 = DSM 20019 genome encodes:
- the mgsA gene encoding methylglyoxal synthase, which produces MKIALIAHDRQKPTIVKLATAYKPILAQHELFATGTTGQKIIEATGLPITRFKSGPLGGDQQIGALISENKMDLVIFLRDPLTAQPHEPDVNALIRLSDVYEVPLATNVGTAEVLLRGLDLGLVDFRKVVHGQDVNSINL; this is translated from the coding sequence ATGAAAATTGCATTGATTGCACATGATCGTCAGAAACCAACGATTGTGAAACTGGCGACGGCTTATAAACCTATTTTGGCGCAACACGAATTATTTGCGACTGGAACGACTGGCCAAAAAATTATTGAAGCAACTGGCTTGCCGATTACACGGTTTAAGTCAGGTCCTTTAGGGGGCGATCAGCAAATTGGCGCGTTGATTTCAGAAAATAAGATGGACCTGGTAATCTTTTTGAGAGATCCATTGACTGCTCAACCTCACGAACCGGATGTGAATGCATTAATTCGATTATCTGACGTTTATGAAGTACCGTTGGCAACCAACGTCGGGACGGCTGAAGTATTGCTGCGCGGTTTGGACTTAGGACTAGTCGACTTTAGAAAAGTGGTCCATGGTCAAGATGTCAATTCAATTAATTTATAG
- a CDS encoding ABC transporter ATP-binding protein, which yields MALMRLEKIVKKFGAGDQQTTALDQIDLTIEKGQFIGLTGPSGSGKTTLLTIMGSLQGPTSGKLFFKDQEISQLSEKQRSALRFNDFGFILQSSNLVPFLTVEEQFELVDRLREKQAPQSAEQLLTNLGVWDQRRQYPTSLSGGQRQRVAIARALYGQPDLIFADEPTASLDSKRALQVAEQLAKITKETGQTIVMVSHDERVLDYTDHQYVMRDGKLT from the coding sequence ATGGCTTTAATGCGTTTAGAAAAAATCGTCAAAAAATTTGGCGCAGGTGACCAGCAAACCACGGCTTTAGATCAAATCGATTTAACGATTGAAAAGGGCCAGTTCATTGGTTTAACCGGACCATCCGGTTCGGGGAAGACGACCTTATTAACGATTATGGGTAGTTTACAAGGCCCAACGAGTGGGAAGCTCTTTTTTAAAGATCAAGAGATTAGTCAATTAAGCGAAAAACAGCGGTCTGCATTACGGTTTAACGATTTCGGCTTTATATTACAAAGTTCGAATCTGGTTCCATTTTTAACGGTTGAAGAACAATTCGAACTAGTCGATCGATTACGTGAAAAGCAAGCGCCACAATCAGCTGAACAACTATTAACCAATTTAGGTGTTTGGGATCAACGACGTCAGTACCCAACGAGCTTATCTGGTGGTCAGCGTCAACGAGTTGCGATTGCTCGGGCATTGTATGGTCAGCCAGATTTGATTTTTGCGGATGAACCAACCGCTAGTTTAGATAGTAAACGGGCCTTACAGGTTGCTGAGCAGCTGGCTAAAATCACGAAAGAGACAGGACAGACGATTGTGATGGTTTCCCATGATGAACGCGTCTTGGATTATACAGATCATCAATATGTGATGCGCGATGGTAAACTGACATAA
- a CDS encoding LysM peptidoglycan-binding domain-containing protein, translating to MKSLKTLLYSAALTTVATTGLLFVNQSQASAATTYTVANGDTLSTIAQKFNGSTELVNQIATTNNIADINMIFVGEQLTIDADQVAQTPAPVVTQQVAAPVQTPAPVVQARPAVQAAPVQQAPVAAQITTTTTTSSSKEWIAQKESGGSYSARNGQLIGRYQLSASYLNGDYSAANQDRVADQYVTSRYGSWDAAKSFWLSNGWY from the coding sequence ATGAAATCTTTAAAAACTTTACTTTACAGTGCCGCTTTAACAACAGTCGCAACAACCGGGTTACTTTTCGTTAACCAATCACAAGCCAGTGCCGCAACAACTTATACCGTTGCAAATGGTGATACGCTTTCAACCATTGCGCAAAAATTCAATGGTAGTACCGAGCTTGTTAACCAAATCGCAACAACTAATAATATCGCTGATATTAATATGATCTTTGTTGGTGAACAATTAACAATTGATGCTGATCAAGTGGCACAAACACCAGCCCCTGTTGTAACTCAACAAGTAGCTGCACCTGTTCAAACACCAGCCCCTGTAGTTCAAGCACGACCTGCAGTTCAAGCTGCACCAGTACAACAAGCACCTGTAGCTGCACAAATAACAACTACAACTACAACGAGTTCATCTAAGGAATGGATTGCACAAAAAGAATCAGGCGGTTCATATTCAGCACGTAACGGTCAATTAATCGGCCGTTATCAATTATCAGCTTCATACTTAAATGGTGATTATTCAGCAGCTAACCAAGACCGCGTTGCAGATCAATATGTAACAAGTCGTTATGGTTCATGGGATGCCGCTAAGAGCTTCTGGTTAAGTAATGGTTGGTACTAA
- a CDS encoding CPBP family intramembrane glutamic endopeptidase, with translation MALIKHVKHGIAFLLLIIIQQVPLMIVSGLTLLPKAQQTTHLILVFGWLFLITTIGITALMWYYYQKIKSTRYDQPFTKQTWWTMLIGFIAMVAVNNGTIPFMHATGNANVDALTSVFQTIGIFMLPYALFLGPIMEELLFRGFLMNWFFPGTPIISIGLSAILFGLMHGATDPIYFISKALLGLILAIVYYRTHNIKSNIALHMLNNITAGFTIF, from the coding sequence GTGGCGCTTATCAAACACGTCAAACATGGGATTGCCTTTTTGCTTCTGATTATCATCCAACAAGTTCCTTTAATGATTGTCAGTGGCTTAACATTGCTCCCTAAGGCTCAACAGACAACCCATCTAATTTTAGTCTTTGGTTGGCTTTTTCTAATCACGACTATCGGCATTACTGCCCTGATGTGGTATTACTACCAAAAAATTAAATCAACGCGTTATGACCAACCCTTCACCAAACAGACTTGGTGGACAATGTTGATTGGCTTTATCGCGATGGTTGCTGTCAATAACGGTACGATCCCGTTTATGCATGCTACCGGTAATGCCAATGTTGATGCACTAACCTCAGTCTTTCAGACGATTGGTATTTTCATGCTACCATACGCCCTATTCTTAGGTCCGATTATGGAGGAATTACTTTTCAGAGGGTTCCTAATGAATTGGTTTTTCCCAGGCACACCAATCATCTCAATCGGGTTAAGTGCTATCTTATTCGGATTGATGCACGGCGCAACTGATCCGATTTATTTCATTTCAAAAGCACTGCTTGGACTAATTCTGGCTATCGTCTACTATCGCACCCATAATATTAAGAGTAATATTGCCTTACACATGTTGAATAACATTACTGCTGGCTTTACGATTTTTTAA
- a CDS encoding DUF1617 family protein, whose protein sequence is MTKTLTFKNKDMVAVGNFLGTLNLKSKASRGRSKLVKLLMVKIDEYNDDRKEALDPYFKDGELLKDKDGKNLPENEENAKKIAEEMESETAVIEFTEYSEKLKALYEAIIDYPSEFNGVDGMAYDLLMDQLEMVFETEKDGEK, encoded by the coding sequence ATGACTAAAACACTTACATTTAAAAATAAAGACATGGTAGCAGTAGGTAATTTTTTAGGGACATTAAATCTAAAGAGCAAAGCCAGCCGCGGACGCTCAAAACTAGTTAAGTTATTAATGGTAAAAATCGACGAATATAATGACGACCGTAAAGAAGCGTTAGATCCTTATTTCAAAGATGGCGAACTTTTAAAAGACAAAGACGGTAAAAACTTGCCTGAAAATGAGGAAAATGCTAAGAAAATCGCTGAAGAAATGGAATCCGAAACCGCAGTGATTGAATTCACGGAATATTCCGAAAAATTAAAGGCGCTCTATGAAGCCATTATCGACTATCCTAGCGAATTTAACGGTGTCGATGGCATGGCCTACGATTTATTGATGGACCAACTAGAGATGGTTTTCGAAACTGAAAAGGATGGCGAAAAATAA
- a CDS encoding phage holin family protein, producing the protein MIEIIQAAMASAIAMVAVLVGLVTWGIKQTKIDNRWLPLIDMVVGFIIGIAAFYAMPGQFETLLIAGLGGAIAGLVSAGGYDAIKSILGGSK; encoded by the coding sequence ATGATTGAAATTATTCAAGCAGCAATGGCAAGCGCTATTGCAATGGTGGCCGTATTAGTCGGCCTAGTAACATGGGGGATTAAACAAACAAAGATTGATAATCGGTGGCTTCCACTGATTGATATGGTAGTCGGCTTTATTATTGGAATTGCCGCGTTCTACGCAATGCCGGGTCAATTCGAAACATTATTAATCGCTGGACTTGGTGGCGCGATTGCTGGATTAGTAAGTGCCGGCGGCTATGATGCAATTAAATCTATTTTAGGAGGTTCAAAATAA
- a CDS encoding helix-turn-helix transcriptional regulator, with product MTLLDNYLKDNRITQAMIAKLMNKPSSSVAAIINSKVDITEQNNIKAIRAIADILGKTPGDILNELIKLEGLSMAFNEEHTFTILTTIWNDDDSLFSDEVYEYDEFEEACVAFEDLIKINRLDEKTTFDLSVDDDIVMSITLQNKDEITDKYTDNLNLLPSEIKPALLKVAQKYEINVA from the coding sequence ATGACACTATTAGACAACTACTTAAAAGATAACCGTATTACACAAGCCATGATCGCTAAATTAATGAACAAACCATCATCATCAGTGGCAGCAATTATTAACTCAAAAGTCGATATTACAGAACAAAATAACATTAAGGCGATTAGAGCTATTGCCGATATTCTAGGCAAAACGCCTGGCGACATTTTAAACGAATTAATTAAATTGGAGGGATTAAGCATGGCATTCAACGAAGAACACACATTCACAATTTTAACAACGATCTGGAACGACGACGACTCATTATTTAGCGACGAGGTATATGAATACGATGAATTTGAAGAAGCATGCGTAGCGTTTGAAGATTTAATCAAAATTAACAGACTTGACGAAAAAACCACCTTTGATTTATCTGTCGATGACGACATTGTCATGAGCATCACCCTTCAAAACAAGGACGAAATTACAGACAAATACACGGACAATTTAAACTTATTACCATCCGAAATTAAACCCGCTCTTTTAAAAGTAGCCCAAAAATATGAAATTAACGTTGCTTAA
- a CDS encoding TetR/AcrR family transcriptional regulator, producing MPKKTFFRLPEEKQQRLIQAAHAEFSRVPFNEASVSNIIKTAEIPRGSFYQYFEDKADIFFYDLSLLRDSSKQDLEKSLLAVHGDLFKAIRQFFAEMAEEIINGENAQFYKHLFLHMDYKNQRKMSPELMHAKQVDGMRFLEENVNYDLLKINADQPEALRILFHELMTTVFQSIAAYYLQQESDHAITIEQVQERFELVLGWLETGASKQG from the coding sequence ATGCCGAAGAAAACATTTTTTAGATTACCTGAGGAAAAGCAACAACGACTGATTCAAGCTGCGCATGCTGAGTTTTCACGGGTACCGTTTAATGAAGCATCTGTCAGCAACATTATTAAAACGGCGGAGATTCCGCGAGGCAGTTTTTATCAGTACTTTGAAGATAAGGCGGATATTTTTTTCTACGACCTTAGCTTATTACGCGACAGTTCAAAGCAGGATTTAGAAAAGAGTCTGTTGGCTGTTCATGGTGATCTATTCAAGGCAATTCGCCAATTCTTTGCTGAAATGGCAGAAGAGATTATTAATGGTGAAAATGCACAATTTTACAAGCACCTCTTCTTACATATGGATTATAAGAACCAGCGCAAGATGTCACCAGAATTAATGCATGCCAAACAAGTAGATGGGATGCGCTTTTTAGAAGAAAACGTCAATTACGACTTGCTCAAGATTAACGCAGATCAACCCGAAGCGCTTAGAATTTTATTTCATGAGTTGATGACGACGGTCTTTCAAAGTATTGCAGCGTATTATCTGCAACAAGAAAGTGACCATGCGATTACAATTGAACAGGTCCAAGAACGCTTCGAATTAGTATTAGGCTGGTTAGAAACAGGGGCCAGCAAACAAGGATAA
- a CDS encoding phage holin family protein codes for MQRLIDKMVNDHSFLVGVSVAIPTWVLSDTPTIDHAVMIGILILVFVLDWLTGTTLARQSPVKNRTSHAGIDALMRDFIIVVICACSIFLDFVFETESFIFAFFTGAFIWQNFYSFLGNIAALGWSKYFPMWLFNLVQDEMVAKLHKYFPHGKGDKK; via the coding sequence TTGCAAAGATTAATAGACAAAATGGTGAATGATCATAGTTTCTTGGTCGGTGTGTCCGTTGCAATCCCCACATGGGTGTTGAGTGATACGCCAACGATTGACCATGCTGTTATGATTGGAATTTTAATTCTGGTGTTCGTACTAGATTGGTTAACAGGTACGACTTTGGCTAGACAGTCGCCGGTAAAAAATAGAACGAGCCACGCCGGTATTGATGCTTTAATGCGAGACTTTATTATTGTAGTAATATGTGCATGCTCAATTTTTCTGGACTTTGTCTTCGAGACTGAGTCTTTTATTTTTGCCTTTTTTACGGGCGCGTTTATTTGGCAAAACTTTTATTCATTTTTAGGAAATATAGCTGCATTGGGCTGGTCGAAATACTTTCCGATGTGGCTATTTAACTTGGTTCAAGATGAAATGGTAGCAAAATTACACAAATATTTTCCACACGGAAAGGGTGACAAAAAATGA
- a CDS encoding flavodoxin family protein has translation MKILGVLGSHQRDGVNGQLLDAVLAGVKPEDDVEVIFLNDYQILPDAGKANPVLDELEAKLLAADVWILAAPTYWGAMSGVMKNFLDCMRQRLVRFNRAGDALPDRFKGKSYITISSCYASPAEELVTGVTDGTFRTFDKVLGAAGLLKIREIVQTKTYGLKTLSAQKQAECRQVGASIQSKAKRTDDTVKRYIQLFCMVACATLITMLLQQLVNLVLPIGQFWLNYVSFVLIFFILLASVLHFFTVVKHRRH, from the coding sequence ATGAAGATTTTAGGAGTGTTAGGCAGTCATCAACGAGATGGGGTCAATGGGCAACTTTTAGATGCCGTTTTAGCAGGTGTAAAACCGGAAGATGACGTTGAAGTGATCTTTTTAAATGATTATCAAATATTACCAGATGCTGGCAAAGCCAATCCGGTATTAGATGAACTGGAAGCTAAGTTATTGGCAGCCGATGTTTGGATACTGGCTGCGCCAACTTATTGGGGCGCAATGTCTGGTGTGATGAAGAACTTTTTGGATTGTATGCGGCAACGCTTAGTGCGCTTCAATCGGGCGGGCGATGCGTTACCGGATCGGTTCAAAGGCAAGAGCTACATCACAATCAGTAGTTGTTATGCCAGTCCAGCTGAGGAATTGGTTACTGGTGTGACTGACGGGACTTTTAGAACTTTTGATAAAGTCTTGGGGGCAGCTGGACTTTTAAAAATCCGGGAAATTGTCCAGACAAAAACGTATGGTTTAAAGACACTTTCAGCGCAGAAACAAGCGGAATGTCGCCAAGTCGGCGCAAGCATTCAATCTAAAGCAAAGAGGACGGATGATACAGTGAAACGATATATACAACTATTTTGCATGGTCGCCTGTGCAACCTTGATTACGATGTTACTGCAACAATTAGTGAACTTAGTGTTGCCAATTGGCCAGTTTTGGCTTAATTATGTGTCATTCGTTTTAATCTTCTTCATTCTATTGGCAAGTGTGTTACACTTTTTTACGGTGGTTAAACACCGCAGACATTAG
- a CDS encoding YoaK family protein has protein sequence MQKEIGFHDRLSTAMFLTFLGGFLDAYCVILRGGVFASAQTGNIVFIGLDIATNQWAQLPEKILPIISFGFGVIIVQLAKRHFNTGGLNAWRLWLLGFQIIALVVVGFLSTAIPNMFVTPILSMSMAMQLASYSTVNGYPYANAFTTGNYKKLIENTYLYLATKEKNYQQKARYFGLIVGSFFIGTISSGLIVKLINVRTAWVAAIMLTVFFGFQLYFTEEVIAETKHMQR, from the coding sequence TTGCAAAAAGAAATAGGGTTTCATGATCGGCTAAGCACGGCGATGTTTTTAACGTTTCTTGGTGGCTTCTTAGATGCGTATTGTGTGATTTTACGTGGTGGCGTCTTTGCGAGTGCACAGACCGGTAATATCGTGTTCATCGGCTTAGACATCGCAACGAACCAGTGGGCACAACTTCCTGAAAAGATATTACCCATTATTTCATTTGGGTTTGGGGTTATTATTGTGCAACTGGCGAAGCGGCATTTTAACACTGGTGGGTTGAATGCTTGGCGGTTGTGGTTATTAGGGTTTCAAATTATTGCTTTAGTAGTAGTTGGTTTTTTATCAACCGCGATTCCCAACATGTTTGTGACACCGATTCTGTCGATGTCGATGGCCATGCAATTAGCGAGTTATTCAACGGTTAATGGCTATCCATATGCGAATGCTTTTACGACCGGCAATTATAAGAAATTAATCGAGAATACTTATCTATATTTAGCGACCAAAGAAAAAAACTACCAACAAAAAGCCCGGTACTTCGGGTTAATTGTTGGTAGCTTCTTCATTGGTACTATTAGCTCAGGGTTAATTGTTAAGTTAATCAATGTGCGCACTGCATGGGTAGCTGCGATTATGTTGACGGTGTTCTTCGGTTTTCAATTGTATTTTACAGAAGAAGTGATTGCTGAGACCAAACATATGCAACGTTAG
- a CDS encoding ABC transporter ATP-binding protein — protein sequence MLKLAKKRMSGWAVFGAVLFMTIQVVSNLYLPNLTSDIVNDGIAKGNIDYIWQAGFKMLGFSLISIIAAVCNVYLAARTSQGLGQKLRSDIYRKVINFSHDEMDQVGTSSLITRTTNDVVQIQNVAMMFLRMMIMAPIMLIGASFLAYQKDAQLTSIFLVVLPIMALFIGGVMYFAVPLFKAMQKKTDRINLVFREGLTGVRVIRAFRRDKFEQERFDEANTDYTQNAKKVYSIMSVMFPAMTLIMSGTNIAITWMGGHLIANQAMQVGNLLAFVTYAMQILMSFMMLSMVFVFIPRAQASAVRINEVLDLHTPIEDPATPKTFGDQPASLAFNQVNFRYQNAEHLALENVDFQMTAGQTVAVIGGTGSGKTTLVNLIPRFYDVETGEVTVKGLNVKDVTLHDIHQQVAFVPQKANLFTGTIRENMQYGNPNATDDEIWHALEIAQSKDFVSELEGGLDSHVEQGGGNFSGGQRQRLAIARALVKKAAVYVFDDSFSALDFKTDALLRKALKEDAEIQKSVVVIVGQRVSTVADADTILVLDEGQLVGKGSHAELKANNATYQEIINSQIREGDED from the coding sequence ATGCTTAAACTTGCAAAGAAAAGAATGTCAGGTTGGGCCGTCTTTGGTGCGGTTTTATTCATGACGATTCAGGTTGTCAGTAACCTTTATTTACCCAATTTAACCTCCGACATTGTCAATGACGGGATTGCTAAGGGGAATATTGATTATATCTGGCAAGCAGGCTTTAAAATGTTAGGTTTTTCATTAATTAGTATTATCGCGGCCGTCTGCAACGTTTATCTTGCGGCACGGACGTCACAAGGCTTAGGCCAAAAATTACGTTCAGATATCTACCGGAAGGTCATCAACTTCTCACACGATGAAATGGATCAAGTTGGGACGTCTTCACTAATTACGCGGACGACTAACGATGTGGTGCAGATTCAAAATGTGGCAATGATGTTCTTACGGATGATGATTATGGCACCTATCATGTTGATTGGCGCAAGTTTCTTAGCGTATCAAAAAGATGCGCAACTTACATCCATTTTCTTGGTTGTCTTACCAATCATGGCACTCTTCATTGGTGGGGTGATGTACTTCGCTGTGCCATTATTCAAGGCAATGCAGAAAAAGACAGACCGGATTAACTTAGTTTTCCGGGAAGGTTTAACCGGGGTTCGGGTCATTCGAGCATTCCGGCGCGACAAGTTCGAACAAGAACGTTTTGATGAAGCTAATACTGACTACACGCAAAATGCGAAGAAAGTTTATAGTATTATGTCAGTGATGTTCCCAGCCATGACGTTAATCATGAGTGGGACTAACATTGCGATTACTTGGATGGGTGGACACTTAATCGCCAATCAAGCAATGCAAGTCGGGAATTTATTAGCGTTCGTGACTTATGCGATGCAAATCCTCATGAGTTTCATGATGCTTTCAATGGTCTTCGTCTTTATCCCGCGGGCGCAAGCTTCAGCAGTGCGGATTAATGAAGTGCTTGATTTACACACGCCGATTGAAGATCCAGCGACGCCTAAAACGTTTGGTGATCAACCAGCAAGCTTGGCTTTCAACCAGGTCAACTTCCGTTATCAAAATGCGGAACACTTAGCGCTTGAAAACGTTGATTTCCAAATGACAGCGGGCCAAACAGTCGCCGTGATTGGAGGCACTGGCTCAGGGAAGACCACGTTAGTCAACTTGATTCCTCGTTTTTACGATGTTGAAACGGGTGAAGTGACAGTCAAAGGGTTAAACGTGAAAGATGTGACCCTCCATGACATTCACCAACAAGTTGCATTTGTCCCTCAAAAAGCGAACTTATTTACCGGGACGATTCGGGAAAATATGCAATATGGGAATCCGAATGCGACCGATGATGAAATCTGGCACGCACTTGAAATTGCACAATCTAAAGATTTCGTCAGCGAACTTGAAGGTGGCTTAGATAGTCACGTTGAACAAGGTGGGGGCAACTTCTCTGGTGGTCAACGTCAACGGCTTGCCATCGCACGGGCGTTGGTTAAAAAAGCGGCTGTTTATGTCTTTGATGATTCTTTCTCAGCGTTGGACTTTAAGACGGATGCCTTATTACGGAAAGCCTTAAAAGAAGATGCTGAAATTCAAAAGAGTGTCGTTGTGATTGTTGGTCAACGGGTATCAACCGTTGCCGATGCCGACACCATCTTGGTCTTGGATGAAGGCCAGCTGGTCGGTAAAGGCTCACATGCTGAATTGAAGGCTAATAACGCCACATATCAAGAAATTATTAACTCACAAATCAGAGAGGGGGATGAAGACTAA
- a CDS encoding ABC transporter permease produces the protein MYLAIKEIKHAKLRYSLIIFTIFLIAYLIYFLTGLAYGLANNNRSAIDQWHAKEVVISQYANKNLAASELDVDQLPSIKGAQKNHVQLAQMMGVVSGSGLSKQNTSVFGIDFDAFLKPKLQKGRYPKKANEIVVDDGLQGIALNQQIKLNGRQQKYKIVGITTNHRYNTQPVTYLRLTDFSRMRYGTDQITRINALVLKGNARIKTTDQLTKLTIPELIDKIPGYGPQVKTFGLMIGALLVIVAFIVGIFMYIITIEKTAVYGVMRAQGISGGQLVGSLMWQSVFLGVIGIGLGLLCNALTTLVLPAAVPYTNNPLLIGAFSAVLLVMTVIGALFSIWRILKIDPLDAIGGA, from the coding sequence ATGTATTTAGCAATTAAAGAAATTAAACATGCTAAATTACGTTATTCGTTGATCATTTTTACGATTTTTCTAATTGCATATTTAATCTATTTTTTAACGGGGTTGGCATATGGACTAGCCAATAATAACCGTTCGGCAATTGATCAATGGCACGCCAAAGAAGTTGTTATTAGTCAGTATGCGAATAAAAACTTGGCAGCTTCTGAATTAGATGTTGATCAATTACCCTCTATTAAAGGTGCACAGAAAAATCATGTGCAACTTGCTCAGATGATGGGTGTTGTGAGTGGTTCAGGTTTAAGTAAGCAAAATACGAGTGTTTTTGGTATCGATTTTGATGCTTTTTTGAAGCCTAAGTTGCAAAAAGGACGGTATCCTAAAAAAGCAAATGAGATTGTGGTCGACGACGGCTTACAAGGAATTGCTTTAAACCAACAAATTAAATTGAATGGGCGTCAACAAAAGTACAAAATTGTTGGGATTACGACGAACCACCGCTATAATACGCAACCGGTGACTTATTTGCGGTTGACCGATTTTAGCCGAATGCGCTACGGCACTGATCAGATTACGCGCATTAATGCTTTAGTATTAAAGGGAAACGCGCGGATTAAGACAACGGATCAGCTGACCAAACTGACAATTCCAGAATTAATCGATAAGATTCCGGGGTATGGTCCACAGGTTAAGACGTTTGGTTTGATGATTGGCGCATTGCTAGTCATCGTCGCCTTTATCGTTGGGATTTTCATGTATATTATTACTATTGAAAAAACGGCCGTATACGGGGTGATGCGAGCACAAGGGATTTCAGGTGGCCAATTAGTTGGTAGTTTAATGTGGCAATCTGTATTCTTAGGGGTGATTGGGATTGGCCTTGGTTTGTTGTGTAACGCATTGACAACATTGGTATTACCAGCGGCGGTGCCGTATACAAATAATCCTTTACTAATTGGGGCCTTTTCTGCTGTTTTACTTGTGATGACAGTCATTGGTGCTTTATTCTCAATTTGGCGGATTCTGAAGATTGATCCGCTTGATGCGATTGGAGGGGCATAG
- a CDS encoding CsbD family protein, producing MTDKEKLDGMKDQVTGKVQETAGKVTGDRETEAKGKAKGFMGEAKEKLADAKDKVAEKANDVMDDIKEKMDKDDK from the coding sequence ATGACAGATAAAGAAAAGTTAGATGGCATGAAAGACCAAGTAACCGGTAAAGTACAAGAAACAGCCGGTAAGGTGACTGGTGATCGCGAAACTGAGGCCAAAGGTAAAGCAAAGGGCTTTATGGGTGAAGCTAAAGAAAAATTAGCGGATGCCAAAGACAAAGTTGCTGAAAAAGCCAATGACGTGATGGATGATATTAAAGAAAAAATGGACAAAGACGATAAATAG
- a CDS encoding N-acetylmuramoyl-L-alanine amidase has product MARRFSNLITGENPNPMYGGSRNGVGIDRIVIHHNATTNKNVAMSTWYTSSGNWTSAHYEVTPTEIIGCVEETYAAYHCGGTGGSDVPKMSNPNERSIGIENVNSTGAPSWSVDPRTVANTAKLVRDICDYYGIPCDRQHVLAHNEVTSTACPGGLDVNEVVRLANGGSASTPTQPVAPAPKPAASNIPSGFTPENGTFVNGDTRIMNRVGAPSTSAQQGGYLPAYGEWPYDSWAKVGNYTWIHHVYNGQHIYLPVREWPSGNAWGAFK; this is encoded by the coding sequence ATGGCGAGACGTTTTAGCAATTTAATTACGGGCGAAAACCCAAATCCAATGTATGGAGGCAGTCGCAATGGTGTTGGTATTGATCGGATTGTTATCCATCACAACGCGACAACCAACAAGAATGTGGCTATGAGCACATGGTATACTAGTTCGGGCAATTGGACTTCGGCGCACTATGAAGTTACTCCAACCGAGATTATTGGTTGTGTTGAAGAAACATATGCAGCTTATCACTGTGGCGGTACAGGTGGTTCTGACGTACCTAAGATGAGCAATCCCAACGAACGTTCAATCGGGATTGAAAACGTCAATTCTACTGGCGCACCTAGTTGGTCAGTTGACCCTAGAACAGTGGCGAATACCGCTAAATTAGTACGTGATATCTGCGACTACTATGGTATTCCTTGTGACCGTCAGCACGTGTTAGCCCACAACGAAGTGACGTCTACGGCGTGTCCTGGCGGGTTAGACGTTAATGAAGTTGTACGCTTAGCTAATGGTGGTTCAGCATCGACGCCAACACAACCTGTAGCACCAGCTCCAAAGCCGGCAGCAAGCAATATTCCATCAGGATTTACACCCGAAAACGGCACATTCGTTAATGGTGACACCCGAATCATGAATCGTGTCGGCGCGCCAAGCACAAGCGCACAGCAAGGCGGTTATTTACCAGCTTATGGTGAATGGCCATACGATTCATGGGCAAAAGTTGGTAACTATACATGGATCCATCACGTATACAATGGCCAGCATATTTACTTGCCAGTACGTGAGTGGCCAAGTGGTAATGCGTGGGGAGCATTTAAATAA